The genomic interval TGGAATGTCAATTAGGCATGCAAAATACCCTACTGCCACTGTGGTAAATTATCAAACAGTAGTGGAATAACGAAACTGACAATTAATATATCAATTCTACCCCTACTTGAGGTCAGTtacattaaatataaggaaacaaaataatatatccATAGAATAATGTTGCTTTATGGAAATACCCAAAATGATCAGATTTTTTGCCAAATAAATTCTTGGCGTTAAACTAACTCCTTTTTTTGGACACAGATCCTCTATACAGCCTGTAATCTGTCTTTGCACACAGTGAAATTCACCTTACAGCACCGTgctatctgttgtctatttgtTTTTTACCTTTTAAACAGAGTCTGCTATCTTAAAAGTAACGTCTTCAGTGGAAGTGTGTGTGCTTTAATACTGGCAACAGCATATGTTTCAGGAGGCAAGTCCGATAATGTCGGAACTGGCATCaggcaggacacatttttgGATCCTTTGTCTTAGTCTGAACAGTGCAGATTCCAATTTTAAAGGGAATGTAATATATACTGTGAAGGACAAAATAAGTGCTGCTCATCTTGCAGACAAATGCACGTTAAATTTGACAGCATTGCTGCATCCTGCTATTTACACAGCATCCATAAGGTCTAATGCCATCTGTGGTGCCCATCTGCGGTGCCCATCTGCGGTGCCCATCTGCTGTCCAGCCGGCAGGCAGGCGCTCAGCTCTTACCCTCCAGCCGCAGAGATGCCATCCTCTGGAACTCGGGCTCCTGCAGCCACCGGGACATTCTCTTGAAGGTCTCGCGGCCTGACTTCAGCTTGCCCCACGGTTTCGGGTTGCGCAGGAGATCAGACAGCGTGCCCTGTGACCTACACAGCACCCTCTCTGCAAAGATCGCCTGAGGGATGCTGTAGCGCTTCAGCTCTGTGATGATCCTCTGTGCAACTTCCTTGGTGTTTATTTCCTCGCCGCACCCTCCGCCGCCCTGCGAACTGGCCATCGCACCATCGCTGGACAGGGAGGTGGAGCAGAGCTCCCCAACTTTCGAACCCTGCTGGCTCATGGGCTGGAGTTGATAGTGATGGCCGGCGTATACGTGAGGGTGGTGGCTGTGGATGTGCTGGGGCATCTCTGCCTTGCTGAGCTGATGACCGACGCTGGAGTCTCCCAGCACCTGAGGTGACGCCTCTCGCCCAAAGTCCACAGTCCGGCAGAAGACATTGCCGCTATGTACCTCGTATCCACTGGGAAGCGGCTGTCCGGCGACGTCCGCGGTGTTTGCCAGACCGCCATAGCCGTGCATGGCTGCCCCTATACCAGACCCGGcacatggtgaagaaagattcgGAGAGATGCCCAGATCTTTAGCATAGGGGTTGTAGAAACTATTTCCGACGCCTCTGTCCTCACGCATGAGCGTAAAACTCCCGATAACGTTACTGACCGGCAAACAtgggtgatggtggtggtggtggtggaattTCTCCTCTAGGGGCTGTAGTGGCGTGAGCGTGGTGTATGTGCTTCCACAGCTGCTTGGTGAGTCCACCCCATATCCAAGTGCAGAAAAGGAATGGTCCAGCCTTGGGGCTCGATGTTCAGGGTCCACCAGAGTCATTACGGATCCCCCCAAGGAAGATCTTGGGAAGACATCAAACAGTTCCCGAGAATGTAGCATCGTGCTTCCATCGTGGGACTGTGCAAGGTCGCTATGGCTGTGAACCGACAGCTCGGAAATATTCCCATCCATctttgttttaaattatttgGCTTATTTTGTCAGTTTTGCAGTACCAAAGTGTTCCTAATAGTCTTTTCCTCTCCTGGAGTTCACCCAACTTCAAAATTATGCtattaaaaactaaaacaattttCCACTTTATTTAATAGCAAATAATGAAGTTTCTATATGAAATTATTTATTCCACCATGTTTCGTGAACCTTGATCAAAACCAAACGGCTTCAGTTACGCTGATATTAATTTCATTTACATATCAGCAATCCTTCTCTTATTTCTTTTGCTTCTCAATGTACTGTACTCTTCTGGTTTTCAGCCTGCAGGGAAAAAATAATCTTTTAACGGGTATAACAACAAACTGTAATTTGTTCACTAGCCTTCGCCCATTAATTGTTATCTTCAAAtgtaaaattaattcattttcatgATCATTTAGGGGAAATAAAAGTTAACTAAAGAAAATAGTCTAGTCACATTTGCATATGAAATGAACCGCTATCGCTTAATTGGCGAATAAAAGTTGCATCGCTGTCTTTAAGTGGTGAATATTTAATGAGCAATTAATTCCCGGGAAATTAGCCCCCATCATTGGGTTGCCTACCTCACGTAGCAGTCGATGATCGTCGTGGACGCTGGACAAAGCAACGAAGATACGTTCTACTGCGGAAAAATAACATGGGACCGAATAAATACGATCTCCGGATTACAGCCTGTTTCTCATTGATTATTCCAGAATCGCGGGGCCGGATGCCAGTTGTTTATTTCTCGCCTCTCTGCTGATCAGCTTGTCGCTGTT from Paramormyrops kingsleyae isolate MSU_618 chromosome 9, PKINGS_0.4, whole genome shotgun sequence carries:
- the onecutl gene encoding one cut domain, family member, like; the protein is MDGNISELSVHSHSDLAQSHDGSTMLHSRELFDVFPRSSLGGSVMTLVDPEHRAPRLDHSFSALGYGVDSPSSCGSTYTTLTPLQPLEEKFHHHHHHHPCLPVSNVIGSFTLMREDRGVGNSFYNPYAKDLGISPNLSSPCAGSGIGAAMHGYGGLANTADVAGQPLPSGYEVHSGNVFCRTVDFGREASPQVLGDSSVGHQLSKAEMPQHIHSHHPHVYAGHHYQLQPMSQQGSKVGELCSTSLSSDGAMASSQGGGGCGEEINTKEVAQRIITELKRYSIPQAIFAERVLCRSQGTLSDLLRNPKPWGKLKSGRETFKRMSRWLQEPEFQRMASLRLEACKRKEQEQSKVERNQGPKRTRLVFTDLQRRTLTAIFRENQRPAKDLQITISQQLGLEHSTVSNFFMNARRRNLNRWADEGRPSSTGSSGSSISSSAVSCSKA